In the genome of Fusarium fujikuroi IMI 58289 draft genome, chromosome FFUJ_chr02, one region contains:
- a CDS encoding related to f-box/wd-repeat protein pof10, which yields MQQEPLENTEHLIHRDNPYKASLSQHGPLHHDPHGLLRVYSGDSSGTEPGSAPALRRASGHDVDTDLLDEELRRLSLGHRSTVRPSAPGQRISEYENAMTPPTPNKALGFKVIKRSDTPSDGVQLEDFPNEILTHILSHLHSDSHAAIALVSKRFYALITSSHAWRMAFLRFFPGHEALESKKNVDMWAHSSHDLIQSESRYFTRLTPMASWRKEYLLRTRLIRGLARGKPGASFASGGIGASVRTGKKTSAVLTYNSKLPWAVTNIHAVFTNGKKPPKAIHGAADLGVASVSDPTNGRIEKWGFVDPFNSMQLDEVVPNLVPFGLGEGPAATPNVLDVSQPYGVLAGEGFPGGRPYYRPVNENRGRYLGADSGVVDTYPDIPKIPEMSESMCSVWLAKSSNVPTNTQSMIGMLTGSTLGVVTSYALGTDSGPQRYQPGEVTARWVLSPGVPIISLKVDDNYSQKRKSSARVWIVALNALGEVFYLTETPTAQNATKSEDITKNAWFAGRSVYWHLLDSTRRVARPDDSDKNAIKGAYSPRSPSNSMSLSKSQLAAEAREIEKFLRQKPAHFRRVCEGWDMQRKLEVDFANDDGHGAGENIFVIDCGLAENRPAHIQRYTRSLVPQDAQSSSVVLAPMAPDVAVSVQPSLFGTTAAEISQGPNKKISQSVTSTSVSSLDVMSHLHEWESCSFRLKGQSHAVITSASMDQSSTSVLTLSEDPLRSAEEEIPGRRSRLLAVGTDDGAVLVWNAREDAKATGISPVRQIQTDSPEVSCVALSAMYVVHGGSDGLVQAWDPLASTLDPVRTLNARSNGRVPRHMVTMNPTLDESTYSAVGAIYLDPDPTVLRGVVSFGAFLRYWAYSSASHASGRKRRLRHSDVHGRLASRRQGSAVIDFIAAEEAEIKRENEQKAREQNRLRNRFGVGALGDLTEEEALRYAQMVSEEAFLFEEQRRTSDSAADASLDTASTFSETTTVDTVTPDPSVSDMITPPSASTDKVEIAPVEDDYEQQIQQAIRLSLMEGVNDNPPSPQAASSGDYEFSLTYKSKSGKKNRTSGTASPGFFKAGSSNNLESRDYDLELALKLSMEEQGLSAMGASSDVQRDEFPALETEGVGKGKGVQRW from the exons ATGCAACAAGAGCCTCTCGAGAATACAGAACATTTGATTCACCGAGACAACCCCTATAAAGCCTCTCTCTCCCAGCATGGACCCCTTCACCATGACCCGCATGGCCTTCTCCGAGTCTATTCCGGAGACTCAAGTGGCACTGAACCGGGCTCAGCACCGGCACTCCGCCGTGCCTCCGGTCATGACGTCGATACCGACCTACTTGATGAGGAGCTACGTCGACTGAGCTTGGGTCATCGCTCGACTGTTCGACCTTCAGCTCCTGGCCAGCGCATCTCTGAGTATGAAAATGCAATGACACCGCCTACTCCAAACAAGGCATTGGGCTTCAAGGTTATCAAGCGCTCCGACACCCCCTCTGATGGTGTGCAACTTGAAGACTTCCCAAACG AGATCTTGACACATATCCTTTCGCATCTTCACTCCGACTCGCACGCTGCAATCGCTCTCGTCTCCAAACGCTTTTATGCCCTCATCACCAGTTCCCATGCTTGGCGCATGGCCTTCCTACGATTCTTCCCAGGTCATGAAGCACTCGAGAGCAAGAAAAATGTGGACATGTGGGCTCACAGCTCGCACGACCTGATACAGTCCGAGTCTCGTTATTTCACTCGTCTTACCCCTATGGCGTCATGGAGAAAGGAATACCTTCTGCGCACCCGCTTGATTAGAGGTCTGGCTCGTGGCAAACCGGGCGCATCCTTTGCCTCTGGAGGTATTGGCGCATCTGTTCGTACCGGGAAGAAAACCAGCGCTGTGTTGACATACAACTCCAAGCTGCCATGGGCTGTCACAAATATTCACGCTGTCTTCACAAACGGAAAGAAACCACCAAAAGCCATCCACGGAGCTGCCGATCTGGGAGTAGCTTCAGTCAGTGACCCTACCAACGGAAGGATTGAGAAATGGGGATTCGTCGATCCTTTCAACTCAATGCAACTTGATGAGGTGGTCCCCAACCTTGTTCCCTTTGGTTTGGGAGAGGGCCCCGCAGCAACTCCCAACGTCCTCGATGTAAGCCAACCATATGGCGTTCTTGCAGGCGAAGGATTCCCGGGCGGTCGTCCCTACTACCGCCCTGTCAATGAGAACCGTGGACGATATCTTGGTGCGGATtctggtgttgttgacacCTACCCTGATATCCCTAAGATACCAGAAATGTCCGAGTCAATGTGCAGTGTATGGTTGGCCAAATCGTCGAATGTGCCAACGAATACGCAGTCAATGATTGGGATGCTGACTGGCTCTACCCTTGGTGTCGTCACTTCATACGCCCTGGGAACCGACTCTGGACCGCAGCGATACCAACCTGGAGAAGTCACTGCGCGTTGGGTGCTTAGTCCTGGCGTTCCAATCATCTctctcaaggttgacgacAACTATAGCCAGAAGCGCAAGTCTTCAGCCAGGGTATGGATAGTTGCGCTCAATGCTCTGGGCGAGGTATTCTATCTGACTGAAACACCTACTGCACAAAACGCAACTAAGAGCGAAGATATCACCAAAAACGCTTGGTTCGCTGGACGCTCAGTTTACTGGCATCTATTGGACTCCACTCGACGTGTTGCTCGACCAGATGATTCGGACAAAAACGCCATCAAAGGCGCATACTCGCCTCGGTCGCCTTCCAATTCTATGAGCCTAAGTAAGAGTCAGTTGGCTGCTGAGGCACGAGAAATTGAAAAGTTCTTGCGCCAAAAGCCTGCACACTTCCGAAGGGTCTGCGAAGGATGGGATATGCAACGCAAGCTGGAGGTCGATTTCGCCAATGATGACGGCCATGGTGCTGGTGAAAACATATTTGTCATCGACTGTGGACTAGCCGAAAACCGCCCTGCACATATCCAGCGATACACTCGATCTCTAGTTCCTCAAGATGCCCAATCGTCATCAGTCGTGTTAGCTCCCATGGCTCCTGATGTCGCCGTCAGCGTCCAGCCGTCACTATTCGGGACTACTGCGGCAGAGATATCACAGGGACCCaataagaagatatctcaATCCGTCACATCTACTTCAGTGTCATCACTGGATGTCATGTCCCATCTGCATGAGTGGGAGAGTTGCTCTTTCAGGCTGAAGGGTCAAAGTCATGCAGTGATCACTAGTGCCTCAATGGATCAATCTAGCACGTCAGTGCTGACACTCAGTGAAGATCCTCTCCGCTcggctgaggaagagattccAGGCCGCAGATCTCGATTGCTTGCTGTCGGCACAGACGATGGGGCTGTACTTGTCTGGAACGCTCGTGAGGATGCTAAGGCTACGGGCATCAGTCCGGTGCGACAAATCCAGACTGACTCCCCAGAAGTGTCCTGCGTCGCACTCTCAGCTATGTATGTTGTCCATGGCGGCAGTGATGGACTGGTGCAAGCATGGGACCCCTTGGCATCAACATTGGATCCCGTTCGAACTCTCAACGCAAGGTCAAATGGACGAGTGCCTCGACACATGGTCACAATGAACCCAACTCTTGACGAGTCGACTTACTCAGCAGTTGGTGCGATTTATCTTGACCCTGATCCAACCGTCCTTCGTGGAGTCGTTTCATTTGGTGCTTTTCTGAGGTACTGGGCGTACAGCTCTGCTAGTCACGCTTCAGGACGCAAGCGTCGGCTTAGACACTCTGATGTTCATGGCCGTTTGGCCAGTCGTCGTCAAGGCAGTGCAGTCATTGATTTTatcgctgctgaggaggctgaAATCAAGAGGGAGAACGAGCAAAAGGCTCGAGAGCAGAACCGCCTGCGCAATCGTTTTGGCGTCGGCGCACTCGGCGACCtgactgaagaagaggcattgCGGTATGCGCAGATGGTCTCCGAGGAAGCCTTCCTTTTCGAGGAACAACGTCGGACAAGCGACTCCGCTGCTGATGCCAGCCTGGATACGGCCTCGACATTCAGTGAGACCACTACTGTTGATACCGTCACCCCTGATCCAAGTGTCTCGGACATGATAACTCCCCCGTCTGCCTCCACAGATAAGGTTGAGATAGCACCTGTCGAGGACGACTATGAACAACAGATTCAACAGGCAATCCGCCTTTCTCTGATGGAAGGCGTCAATGATAACCCCCCATCACCCCAAGCAGCGAGCTCCGGCGATTACGAATTCTCCCTGACATACAAATCCAAGTctggcaagaagaacaggacATCTGGAACTGCGTCGCCTGGGTTTTTCAAGGCAGGGTCGTCAAACAATCTCGAGTCTAGGGACTATGACCTTGAACTTGCTTTGAAGTTGAGCATGGAGGAGCAGGGTCTGTCAGCAATGGGCGCATCGTCGGACGTTCAGCGCGATGAGTTCCCAGCGCTGGAAACTGAGGGCGTGGGTAAAGGAAAGGGGGTACAGAGGTGGTAA